One Bradyrhizobium sp. CCGB12 genomic window carries:
- a CDS encoding DUF2493 domain-containing protein produces MTDQDDIEPPHATSSTDHVLTELQLFGYRPFDDQPDPRPLPEGKMITGAVADIFDALVATLSDTRLEPDLDELLWSTVNLFHRAVDRIERHLDDNEQAQHKSQQEQNGSEVRSVELERLTAEGITLIERRNCLELFRDQAIERFETHTGSSWRPRSGSLVNHRTLTAAMIDSRDFIAAKRRSETEIMLPSGPKIALTGGLDFNDHHLIWNRLDKVHAKHSDMVLLHGGSPKGAELIASRWATNRKVPQIAFKPDWTKHAKAAPFKRNDAMLELLPIGVMHFPGTGIQDNLADKAKRLGIPVWRFGGA; encoded by the coding sequence ATGACCGATCAAGACGACATCGAGCCGCCGCACGCCACGTCTTCAACCGACCACGTCCTCACCGAACTACAACTCTTCGGCTATCGTCCTTTTGACGACCAGCCAGATCCGAGACCGCTACCCGAAGGCAAGATGATCACCGGTGCGGTTGCCGATATCTTCGACGCCTTGGTCGCGACGTTGAGCGACACACGGCTTGAGCCGGACCTGGACGAGCTCCTCTGGTCGACCGTCAACCTGTTCCATCGCGCCGTTGACCGCATCGAACGTCATCTCGACGACAACGAACAGGCGCAACACAAGAGTCAGCAAGAGCAGAACGGCTCCGAGGTGCGATCAGTCGAACTCGAGCGCCTGACGGCCGAAGGCATCACGCTGATCGAGCGCCGCAACTGCCTGGAACTCTTCCGCGACCAGGCCATCGAACGCTTTGAGACTCACACCGGCTCATCCTGGCGTCCTCGCTCGGGATCACTGGTCAACCATCGCACACTCACCGCAGCGATGATCGACTCCCGCGACTTCATCGCCGCGAAGCGTCGATCCGAAACCGAGATCATGTTGCCGTCAGGACCGAAGATCGCGCTCACCGGTGGGCTCGACTTCAACGACCATCACCTCATTTGGAATAGACTCGACAAGGTTCATGCCAAGCATTCCGACATGGTCCTGCTCCATGGCGGCTCGCCGAAAGGCGCTGAACTAATCGCCTCCAGATGGGCGACCAACCGCAAGGTACCACAGATCGCTTTCAAGCCTGACTGGACCAAGCACGCCAAGGCGGCACCGTTCAAGCGCAACGATGCCATGCTCGAGCTCCTCCCGATTGGCGTCATGCACTTCCCGGGCACGGGAATCCAGGACAACCTTGCGGACAAGGCGAAGCGGCTCGGCATTCCGGTCTGGCGGTTCGGCGGCGCGTGA
- a CDS encoding DUF3363 domain-containing protein, with product MTSRDDDLRIRPGRIHHGNRGAKRPKSFVGEVMRSAKRAGHVGNRFRSGQAHSRSHFGRGRRAAVSIRLRSNARRVVTKARVVRHKGSRFRSAPLPKHLAYLKRDGVTRDGEDARMFDRTCDAADERAFAARCEEDRHHFRFIVSPEDGAALGELKTFTRELMRDVEKDLGTGLEWIAVDHWNTDNPHVHILVRGRADNGQDLVISREYISRGLRDRAAERITLELGPRSEHEIRASLGREVDAERWTSLDRALRDISDANGGVADLRPSDDIEDPELRTLLLGRAAKLERLGLAEPAGPVCWTLKPGLDQTLRQLGMRGDIIKTMHQALVGAGREPDISTFALHGEEPADSVLGRLVKRGLDDELKGSAYAIIVGVDGRTHHLRFADIEMTGDGPVGAIVEPPRCMRAKLEVTVEREFDCVSDRNERCFPHPRRAAAVRIGWEAFSSAPTSPSGLFTRKDGQPYPRRHANANGAQASEDLTPGRRRHPDLGQGEHCMIASNCGGEGECCRDHDAQSQGPTDGDGHLTKHKR from the coding sequence GTGACGTCACGTGACGACGACCTGCGGATCCGACCCGGCCGCATCCACCACGGCAACCGTGGGGCCAAGCGCCCGAAGAGCTTTGTCGGGGAGGTGATGAGGTCAGCAAAGCGGGCGGGTCATGTCGGCAACAGATTCCGATCAGGCCAGGCTCACAGTCGTTCCCATTTCGGACGCGGCCGTCGCGCGGCAGTCTCCATCCGCCTGCGCTCGAATGCCCGGCGGGTCGTGACAAAAGCACGCGTTGTGCGTCACAAAGGCTCGCGCTTTCGATCGGCACCGCTGCCCAAGCACTTGGCCTATCTCAAGCGTGATGGCGTAACGCGTGACGGCGAAGACGCGCGCATGTTTGACAGGACGTGTGATGCGGCGGACGAGCGCGCCTTCGCCGCGCGTTGCGAAGAGGATCGTCATCACTTCCGGTTCATCGTCTCGCCCGAGGATGGCGCAGCGCTGGGGGAGCTTAAGACGTTCACGCGCGAGCTGATGCGTGACGTCGAGAAGGATCTCGGAACCGGGCTCGAATGGATCGCGGTGGATCATTGGAATACGGACAATCCGCATGTCCACATCCTCGTCCGCGGGCGTGCTGACAACGGTCAGGACCTTGTGATCAGCCGCGAGTATATCAGCCGCGGCCTCCGGGATCGGGCGGCGGAGCGCATCACTCTCGAGCTTGGGCCCCGCAGCGAGCACGAGATTCGCGCAAGCTTGGGGCGGGAGGTCGATGCGGAGCGCTGGACCAGCCTTGACCGGGCGCTGCGGGACATTTCCGACGCGAATGGGGGAGTGGCAGACCTGAGGCCGAGCGACGATATCGAGGACCCAGAACTGCGCACCTTGCTGCTCGGCAGGGCCGCCAAGCTGGAACGCCTTGGCTTGGCAGAACCGGCAGGTCCCGTCTGTTGGACCCTGAAACCTGGCCTCGATCAGACGCTTCGTCAGCTTGGCATGCGCGGCGACATCATCAAGACGATGCATCAGGCTCTGGTTGGGGCCGGTCGCGAGCCGGACATCAGCACCTTTGCTCTTCACGGCGAAGAGCCCGCCGATTCGGTCCTGGGCCGCCTCGTCAAACGCGGTCTTGACGATGAGCTCAAAGGATCCGCGTATGCGATCATCGTCGGTGTAGACGGCCGCACTCACCATCTGCGCTTTGCGGACATCGAGATGACCGGTGATGGGCCGGTCGGCGCCATCGTTGAGCCGCCGCGCTGCATGCGCGCGAAACTCGAAGTCACGGTCGAACGGGAGTTCGACTGCGTAAGCGACCGCAACGAGCGGTGCTTCCCGCATCCCCGGCGCGCGGCTGCCGTAAGAATTGGTTGGGAAGCCTTCTCAAGCGCTCCGACCAGCCCGAGCGGGCTGTTCACCCGCAAAGACGGTCAGCCGTATCCACGCCGTCACGCCAACGCAAATGGCGCCCAGGCAAGCGAAGACCTCACGCCAGGCCGGCGAAGGCACCCCGATCTGGGACAGGGCGAACATTGCATGATAGCCAGCAATTGCGGCGGGGAAGGCGAATGCTGCCGCGATCACGATGCGCAAAGCCAAGGACCGACTGACGGCGACGGTCACCTGACCAAGCACAAGCGTTAA
- a CDS encoding lytic transglycosylase domain-containing protein encodes MSFFEGTASAQNVSRENPVERFGALITEASDRFAVPARWIRAVMKIESGGERCATSPRGALGLMQLMPGTWVELSARYGLGLDPFDARDNILAGTAYLKEMHDRFGSAGFLAAYHAGPRRYEQHLVTGKPLPSETTAYVAAVTPLLDNEQGEHAAADGRRALPWREAPLFVDRAGAR; translated from the coding sequence TTGTCCTTCTTCGAAGGCACCGCATCCGCGCAGAACGTGTCCCGTGAAAATCCCGTCGAACGGTTTGGCGCTCTTATAACGGAAGCGTCCGATCGCTTTGCCGTCCCGGCGCGTTGGATTCGCGCAGTGATGAAGATTGAGAGCGGGGGTGAACGATGTGCAACGTCGCCTCGCGGCGCACTAGGCCTGATGCAACTCATGCCCGGCACTTGGGTGGAGCTCAGCGCTCGCTATGGTCTCGGTCTCGATCCGTTTGACGCTCGCGACAACATACTGGCGGGCACTGCATATCTTAAAGAGATGCACGATCGTTTCGGCTCGGCAGGCTTTCTTGCGGCCTACCATGCAGGTCCGCGGCGATATGAACAGCACCTCGTAACAGGAAAGCCGCTTCCATCCGAAACTACGGCCTACGTCGCAGCGGTCACGCCATTGCTGGATAACGAGCAGGGTGAACATGCCGCAGCTGACGGCAGGCGTGCACTTCCTTGGCGGGAGGCTCCCCTGTTTGTTGACCGGGCGGGCGCACGGTGA
- a CDS encoding collagen-like protein: protein MTDLAPDPFKVGDFIRSIPNKPARLVLLITLALMLLAGVASYFANAERAIEAVSVTFIFLYLALLAIAVSIAVVPVGDQTTEDQIVKAKNAQRNARGSLLLVLGLGLIVLATLNFMILPIWSAAIFELHYQRLKYATADVGSFLDGLESSGPSAVQDLQLGELKTTGDRISDARSFLHLFNQDSFTVPSQDIREFKGDAVIAAREVVFDNTSSLRIGSKHLFIMTNSLQLAGDKEQPQIYAYGPDDVPSDVGLDPKTPGLNGADAGSVTIVVLGDVKGDGLLRVDLRGQRGGKGAHGEQPPARPRAADRRSLAGRPKWSFRPPRREELDEFNKKVAEQLRDPKMDDETKQLLKQNQVAFASCTDPQTSCKLILCDEPNWGTNARGEPGTQGEDGRDGSPGGKAGQPGSLKIYFLKSQSTLQKALASKVRWWQGETIDHAPPLQRKGEGGDPSAPGSPGAGGLGLPSDPFGVCGAGATGTTGEQGRPGNKGKDGPDPSPGKPASLRGVSLF, encoded by the coding sequence ATGACGGATCTGGCACCTGACCCGTTCAAGGTTGGCGATTTCATTCGTTCCATTCCGAACAAGCCGGCCCGCTTGGTGCTCCTTATTACGCTTGCGCTGATGCTACTGGCGGGAGTGGCATCTTATTTTGCCAATGCAGAGCGCGCGATCGAAGCTGTCAGCGTTACATTCATTTTTCTGTATCTTGCTCTGCTTGCGATCGCAGTCTCGATCGCTGTCGTCCCTGTTGGAGATCAGACGACTGAAGACCAGATCGTCAAAGCCAAAAATGCGCAACGGAATGCCCGCGGCAGCCTGCTACTCGTGCTTGGGCTTGGACTCATTGTGCTAGCCACACTCAATTTTATGATCTTGCCAATCTGGTCGGCTGCCATTTTTGAACTTCACTATCAACGTCTCAAATATGCAACAGCCGACGTTGGGAGCTTTTTGGACGGTCTTGAGTCATCCGGCCCCTCGGCCGTGCAAGATCTACAGTTGGGCGAGCTAAAGACGACCGGCGACCGCATTTCCGATGCGCGCTCCTTCCTGCATCTTTTCAATCAGGACAGCTTTACGGTTCCCAGCCAGGATATACGAGAATTCAAGGGCGATGCCGTTATCGCTGCGCGAGAAGTCGTCTTCGACAATACGAGCTCTCTCAGGATTGGAAGCAAGCATCTCTTCATCATGACGAACAGCTTGCAGTTGGCGGGGGACAAGGAGCAGCCTCAGATCTATGCATACGGCCCCGACGATGTGCCATCTGATGTCGGGTTGGACCCGAAGACCCCCGGGCTGAATGGTGCCGATGCTGGAAGCGTGACCATTGTTGTTTTGGGAGACGTCAAGGGAGATGGGCTGCTCAGAGTCGATTTAAGGGGCCAGCGGGGAGGAAAAGGCGCACACGGGGAGCAACCTCCTGCACGACCTCGAGCCGCCGACCGGCGGTCGCTTGCAGGCCGTCCGAAGTGGTCGTTTCGCCCTCCTCGAAGGGAGGAGTTGGATGAATTTAACAAGAAGGTCGCCGAACAACTTCGAGACCCGAAAATGGACGACGAAACAAAGCAATTGCTGAAGCAAAACCAAGTGGCATTTGCCTCCTGCACCGACCCGCAGACAAGCTGTAAGCTTATTTTATGTGACGAACCGAATTGGGGGACGAACGCACGGGGAGAGCCAGGGACGCAGGGAGAGGACGGCCGAGATGGCAGCCCTGGGGGTAAGGCTGGACAGCCCGGTAGTCTAAAGATTTATTTCCTCAAGAGCCAATCCACGCTGCAGAAAGCTTTGGCATCAAAAGTGCGATGGTGGCAAGGAGAGACCATCGATCATGCTCCTCCGCTCCAACGCAAGGGCGAAGGCGGTGATCCGAGTGCCCCCGGGTCGCCCGGCGCTGGCGGCTTAGGTTTGCCAAGCGATCCATTCGGCGTTTGCGGGGCGGGCGCCACTGGCACGACGGGGGAGCAAGGACGGCCAGGCAACAAGGGCAAGGACGGGCCAGATCCTTCTCCAGGAAAGCCCGCCTCACTTCGGGGGGTGTCCCTTTTCTGA
- a CDS encoding conjugal transfer protein TraG codes for MSTTKVLWGQITLVLAIVLITTWAATQWVAWRLGFQPRLGSPWFELGMPIYLPPAFFWWWYAYDAYAPKIFVEGACIAASGGVISIIVAFGMSIWRAQEAKTAATYGSARWALQNEIGSAQLLGADGVVLCRLDRNYLRHDGPEHVLCFAPTRSGKGIGLVVPTLLTWPGSCIVHDIKGENWHLTSGFRARHGRVVLFDPTNRNSAAYNPLLEVRRGESEVRDVQNIADVLVDPEGALERRNHWEKTSHSLLVGAILHVLYAEQDKTLAGVAKFLSDPRRPIEATMRAMMLTVHLGDAGVHPVIASAARELLNKSDNERSGVLSTAMSFLGLYRDPVVAQVTRRSDWRIRDFVEADQPTTLYLVVPPSDISRTKPLVRLILNQIGRRLTEDLNAKGRRHRVLLMLDEFPALGRLDFFESALAFMAGYGLKSFLIAQSLNQIEKAYGPNNSILDNCHVRVSFATNDERTARRVSEALGTATELRAMKNYAGHRLSPWLGHLMVSRQETARPLLTPGEVMQLPPDDELVLVSGCPPIRAKKARYFEDPRFRERLLPPATSDGAGSRVLPAADDWSTLRLPGITRKAQKSRVQEQQSESIDDPANGGIRREPELPVHEDVAPDPVPVKTEFEFTDEDSDDDIQRAGELRRSVTSVARQAAMDPDDGLGL; via the coding sequence ATGTCGACAACGAAAGTGCTTTGGGGCCAAATCACGCTTGTCCTTGCTATCGTGCTCATCACCACGTGGGCAGCGACGCAATGGGTTGCCTGGAGGCTGGGATTTCAGCCTCGGCTCGGATCGCCCTGGTTTGAGCTCGGCATGCCCATCTACCTCCCGCCCGCCTTCTTTTGGTGGTGGTACGCATACGATGCCTATGCCCCCAAAATCTTCGTCGAGGGCGCCTGCATCGCGGCGTCCGGCGGGGTGATCTCGATCATCGTCGCCTTCGGAATGTCGATCTGGCGGGCGCAAGAGGCGAAGACCGCGGCAACCTATGGTTCGGCCCGGTGGGCACTGCAGAATGAAATCGGCAGCGCGCAACTCTTGGGAGCGGACGGTGTCGTGCTCTGTCGGCTTGATCGCAATTACCTTCGACACGACGGGCCCGAACATGTGCTCTGCTTCGCGCCAACGCGATCGGGCAAGGGTATTGGCCTCGTAGTGCCGACGCTCCTGACATGGCCGGGTAGTTGCATCGTACACGACATCAAGGGCGAGAATTGGCATCTGACCTCTGGCTTTCGCGCACGCCATGGCCGGGTAGTCTTGTTTGATCCCACCAACCGCAACTCGGCGGCCTACAATCCCCTCCTGGAGGTACGTCGCGGAGAATCGGAAGTTCGGGACGTCCAGAACATCGCGGACGTGTTGGTCGATCCGGAAGGTGCCCTGGAACGGCGTAACCATTGGGAGAAGACCAGCCATTCCCTGTTGGTCGGCGCGATCCTGCACGTTCTTTATGCCGAGCAGGACAAGACTTTGGCTGGAGTCGCAAAATTCCTGTCGGATCCCAGGCGCCCGATCGAAGCGACCATGCGCGCGATGATGTTGACGGTTCATCTTGGCGATGCCGGCGTTCACCCGGTCATCGCCTCGGCGGCCCGGGAGCTCCTGAACAAGAGCGACAATGAAAGGTCCGGCGTCCTTTCAACTGCGATGTCGTTCCTTGGGCTTTACCGCGATCCGGTTGTGGCACAGGTGACACGCCGCAGCGACTGGCGGATCCGCGATTTCGTGGAGGCAGACCAGCCGACAACGCTTTACCTGGTGGTGCCGCCCTCCGACATCAGCCGGACCAAGCCGCTCGTACGGCTGATCCTCAACCAGATCGGCCGCCGCTTGACTGAAGATCTGAACGCCAAGGGACGCCGGCATCGTGTGCTGTTGATGCTGGACGAGTTTCCAGCCCTCGGCCGACTGGACTTCTTCGAGTCGGCGCTCGCGTTCATGGCTGGCTATGGTCTCAAGAGTTTTCTGATCGCCCAGTCCCTCAATCAGATCGAGAAGGCCTATGGTCCGAACAATTCGATCCTGGACAACTGCCACGTCCGCGTGTCGTTTGCCACCAATGATGAACGAACTGCCCGGCGCGTGTCGGAGGCGCTGGGAACCGCGACCGAACTGCGCGCCATGAAGAACTATGCAGGCCATAGGTTGAGCCCGTGGCTCGGTCACCTCATGGTGTCTCGGCAGGAGACGGCACGTCCGCTTCTGACGCCTGGCGAGGTGATGCAATTGCCGCCGGACGATGAGCTGGTTCTGGTTTCGGGGTGTCCGCCGATCCGTGCGAAGAAGGCGCGCTATTTCGAAGACCCGCGGTTTCGTGAGCGATTGCTTCCGCCGGCCACGTCTGATGGCGCGGGGAGCCGCGTTTTGCCTGCGGCGGATGACTGGAGCACGTTACGGCTGCCGGGCATCACGCGCAAAGCGCAGAAATCAAGGGTTCAAGAACAACAGAGCGAATCCATCGACGACCCCGCCAATGGTGGCATCAGGCGAGAGCCGGAACTTCCCGTACATGAAGATGTGGCACCGGATCCGGTTCCCGTGAAGACCGAGTTCGAATTTACCGACGAAGATTCCGATGACGACATCCAGCGTGCTGGCGAACTACGCCGCTCGGTGACAAGTGTGGCCCGCCAGGCCGCGATGGATCCCGATGATGGCCTTGGTCTTTAG
- a CDS encoding ribbon-helix-helix domain-containing protein has product MRTKHTFRLPPDLASQLADYANRKRVPQALIVESALSSFLSPDGSERMEAALGRRLDRLARQVERLERHVIISNEALALFVRFWLTATPPLPDTAQAAAQAKGRERYEGFIEALGRRLARGQSLAQEITLDVEPHGRTVDKPDPA; this is encoded by the coding sequence ATGCGAACCAAACATACATTTCGCCTGCCACCAGATCTCGCCAGCCAGTTAGCGGACTATGCCAACCGGAAGCGGGTGCCACAGGCCCTCATCGTCGAATCGGCACTGTCATCATTCCTCTCCCCGGATGGCTCCGAGCGCATGGAAGCGGCTCTCGGCCGGCGGTTGGACCGGCTGGCGCGCCAAGTGGAGCGTCTCGAGCGTCACGTGATAATTTCGAATGAAGCACTGGCGTTGTTCGTCCGTTTCTGGCTGACGGCGACGCCGCCCTTGCCGGATACCGCGCAAGCTGCTGCACAGGCCAAGGGCCGAGAACGCTATGAAGGGTTCATTGAGGCGTTGGGGCGCCGCCTCGCTCGAGGCCAGAGCCTCGCGCAGGAAATTACTTTGGATGTCGAGCCGCATGGCCGGACGGTCGACAAACCTGATCCTGCTTGA
- a CDS encoding IclR family transcriptional regulator: MAKGFRLLEAFGPDREELTLSELAIAAALDPGTTHRMLNTLVDLGYVDRVPDSRRFRLTLKVLDLGFRAIAHQDLRTIVRPVLRTLVNDTSEAASFGVLDGAEVLYIERVRAGLTRISVDIQLGTTVPAHQSIIGHSILAFRPESELKSLAALPQRRNPSTYQPIEWSDIGPSLAEIRKKGYALRPSTLSQGLRILAVPVRDADGLAIGAISIASPVGRISEAEFRSLALEPARAAAHSISRAIEASGSIGPSL, encoded by the coding sequence TTGGCCAAGGGCTTTCGCCTTCTCGAGGCTTTTGGCCCAGATCGCGAAGAACTGACATTGAGCGAGCTGGCGATCGCGGCGGCGCTCGATCCCGGAACGACCCACCGCATGCTGAACACGCTTGTTGATCTCGGTTACGTCGACCGGGTCCCGGACAGCCGACGTTTCCGCTTGACCTTGAAGGTTCTTGATCTCGGCTTTCGGGCCATCGCTCACCAGGATTTACGTACGATTGTGCGACCGGTTCTGCGCACGCTTGTCAATGACACGAGCGAGGCAGCAAGTTTCGGTGTGCTCGATGGTGCAGAAGTGCTCTACATCGAGCGCGTTCGAGCGGGGCTGACGCGCATCAGTGTTGACATACAGCTCGGCACCACAGTCCCGGCTCACCAAAGTATTATTGGCCATAGTATTCTGGCGTTTCGTCCGGAATCAGAGTTGAAGAGTTTGGCGGCGCTGCCTCAGCGGCGAAATCCCTCGACGTATCAACCGATCGAATGGAGCGACATCGGTCCCTCCCTCGCGGAGATTCGAAAAAAGGGGTACGCGCTGCGCCCTTCTACGCTGAGCCAGGGGTTGCGCATTTTGGCGGTGCCTGTGCGTGATGCCGATGGGCTTGCGATCGGCGCGATCAGTATCGCTTCGCCCGTGGGACGCATTTCGGAAGCTGAGTTTCGTTCGCTTGCACTTGAGCCCGCGCGAGCTGCCGCGCACAGCATCTCGCGTGCCATTGAAGCGTCGGGAAGTATCGGGCCAAGCCTCTAG
- a CDS encoding MFS transporter, protein MLQATTPLPPPSAELIAARLDRLPVTRRLSIIRIVIGAATFFDAYTVLAIAFAMPVLVREWSLSPAEVGAILSLGYVGQLIGAVFFGWLAERIGRIKVLWITITLFVGMDIACLFATGAVSMMLCRFVQGIGTGGEVPVASAYVNEMIGSRKRGRFFLLYEVIFPVGLMFAGVVGYFLVPLYGWRAMFLVGLVPSVLMFPLPFLMPESPRWLAARGRLAEADAVVSEFEQSAERSGHVLAEPSPLASLTVARTDWHELFRGIYRGRTFMIWTLWFCAYMVLNGMITWMPTLYREVFKLPLETSLAYGFTTSACGVVASIVCALLIDRVGRRNWYAAAFALAVIPLALLAITGADTVLHVLVLVSTAYAIVQTIAFSMYLYSAELYPTRLRALGTGCGSAWLRLGSSTGPLVVGYVSTAAGIGSVFAVFGCVLALGAVVTWAFAVETAGKSLETLSP, encoded by the coding sequence TTGCTGCAAGCCACGACACCTCTGCCGCCGCCCAGCGCCGAGCTGATCGCCGCACGCCTTGATCGGCTGCCGGTGACGCGGCGGCTGTCAATCATTCGCATTGTGATCGGGGCAGCGACGTTCTTCGACGCCTATACAGTCCTTGCCATCGCATTCGCGATGCCGGTGCTGGTGCGGGAATGGAGTCTATCGCCCGCGGAAGTCGGAGCGATTCTCTCACTCGGTTACGTCGGCCAATTGATCGGTGCCGTCTTCTTCGGCTGGCTTGCAGAACGCATCGGCCGGATAAAGGTGCTCTGGATCACGATCACGCTGTTTGTCGGCATGGACATCGCGTGTCTGTTTGCGACCGGCGCGGTCTCGATGATGCTTTGTCGTTTCGTTCAGGGCATCGGAACCGGGGGGGAGGTGCCCGTTGCGAGTGCCTATGTGAACGAGATGATCGGCAGCCGAAAGCGTGGCCGCTTCTTCCTGTTGTACGAGGTGATCTTCCCCGTCGGGCTCATGTTCGCGGGAGTCGTCGGGTATTTCCTGGTGCCGCTATATGGCTGGCGGGCCATGTTCCTGGTTGGCTTGGTGCCGTCCGTCCTGATGTTTCCGCTGCCCTTCCTCATGCCTGAGTCGCCGCGATGGCTTGCAGCGCGTGGGCGCCTTGCGGAGGCCGATGCCGTCGTCAGCGAATTCGAGCAATCCGCCGAGCGCAGCGGACACGTGCTTGCCGAGCCTTCTCCGCTGGCCTCGCTCACCGTCGCCCGTACCGATTGGCACGAACTGTTTCGTGGCATCTATCGTGGCCGAACTTTCATGATCTGGACCCTGTGGTTCTGCGCGTACATGGTGCTGAACGGCATGATCACGTGGATGCCGACTTTGTACCGCGAGGTCTTCAAGCTGCCCTTGGAAACCAGCCTCGCTTACGGCTTCACCACGTCGGCCTGCGGGGTTGTTGCATCGATCGTTTGCGCCCTTCTTATCGATCGCGTTGGACGAAGGAATTGGTATGCGGCTGCATTCGCGTTGGCTGTGATACCGCTCGCATTGCTCGCCATCACGGGCGCCGACACCGTACTGCACGTTCTCGTGCTTGTGTCGACGGCTTACGCCATCGTTCAGACGATCGCCTTCTCGATGTACCTCTATTCGGCAGAGCTTTACCCAACACGGTTGCGTGCTCTCGGGACCGGCTGTGGAAGTGCTTGGCTTCGTCTCGGCTCGTCGACGGGGCCGCTGGTTGTCGGCTACGTGTCGACGGCAGCCGGCATAGGCAGTGTTTTCGCCGTGTTCGGATGCGTTTTGGCCCTCGGCGCCGTCGTGACATGGGCATTCGCAGTCGAGACTGCCGGGAAGTCGCTCGAGACTCTGTCTCCTTAG
- a CDS encoding amidohydrolase family protein, protein MPEFIDAWTHIFPPSYFERLQTMASAAGPLRRWMELKPLYDLDQRFRLMDGFSGYRQLLTPSMPPIEDLADGALATSLMRLMNDGLADLVQRHPDRFPGFAAALSLHDIDEALAEIARADSIGAAGFQLCTHVRGIPLDDPRFAPVFDEIAKRDLVIWLHPVRGPLPDYPTESKSRYEIWWCFGWPYDSSVAMARLVFSGLFDRHPNLRIITHHMGAMIPYFAGRITQGWGLEMGSRTPPADSDLLPKPLKKPAEDYFHMFFADTALSGAVGATRCGLDYFGADKVLFASDFPFDSEGGSYLVRETINALNALELSEAFRRKIDSGNVLRLIDRRARSPLTV, encoded by the coding sequence GTGCCGGAATTCATCGACGCTTGGACTCACATCTTCCCGCCGAGCTACTTCGAGCGTCTGCAGACGATGGCGTCGGCCGCCGGGCCGCTACGGCGCTGGATGGAGCTCAAGCCGCTATACGACCTTGACCAACGTTTTCGCCTGATGGACGGGTTCAGCGGATACCGGCAACTGTTGACGCCGTCGATGCCGCCCATAGAGGACCTCGCCGATGGAGCGCTGGCGACAAGCCTCATGCGGTTGATGAACGACGGCCTGGCAGATCTGGTGCAGCGGCATCCTGATCGATTTCCTGGCTTCGCCGCGGCGCTGTCTCTGCACGATATCGACGAGGCCCTGGCGGAAATTGCACGAGCGGATTCGATAGGGGCTGCCGGGTTTCAGCTTTGCACGCATGTACGGGGAATTCCGTTGGATGATCCGCGCTTCGCCCCAGTCTTTGACGAAATTGCAAAACGCGATCTCGTCATCTGGTTGCACCCCGTGCGCGGACCGTTGCCCGACTATCCGACCGAGTCCAAGTCCCGCTACGAAATCTGGTGGTGCTTCGGCTGGCCCTACGACAGCAGCGTCGCAATGGCGCGGCTGGTCTTCTCAGGACTATTCGATCGTCATCCAAACCTCAGGATCATCACCCATCACATGGGGGCGATGATTCCCTATTTCGCTGGGCGTATCACTCAGGGATGGGGACTTGAAATGGGCAGTCGCACGCCACCGGCGGACAGCGACTTGCTGCCGAAGCCTCTCAAGAAGCCAGCTGAAGATTATTTTCACATGTTCTTCGCGGATACGGCGCTTTCGGGGGCTGTCGGTGCCACGCGGTGTGGGCTCGACTATTTCGGTGCGGACAAGGTGCTATTCGCCAGCGACTTCCCGTTTGACTCGGAGGGCGGAAGCTATCTCGTTCGAGAGACGATCAATGCGCTCAATGCACTCGAGCTGAGCGAAGCCTTTCGCCGCAAGATCGATAGCGGAAACGTCCTGCGTCTTATCGATCGCCGCGCGCGGTCTCCACTCACAGTCTGA